The genomic window CCAGAGGCCCCCAGACCCTGGGCCAGGCTAAGGGAGTCCCTGGGCAAGGGGCCCAGCCCAGGACTTATTTTGGACAGATCCACCACTGTGGTCGACTCTCAAGAGTTATTTTGAGACTGGCTCCCGTCTGCCAGCCTTGGGCTCCTCCTTCTCACAAGGCCACTGACCACCTGCCACTGTCCATCTACCTCCCACAGGCCCAGAATGCTAGCTGGCAATTAGTcaaggggggaggggtggagtcAGAGCATCATAAAGCCAGGAACACTTGGCCGATAGACTGTGCTCCACTGCATTTCAGAGCTGTCTCCACTGCCCATATCCCCTCTGCTCTGCCCGCCACCGCCATCACCATGCCCACCCACAGGCTGGTGATCGTCCGCCACGGCGAGAGCACGTGGAACCAGGAGAACCGGTTCTGTGGCTGGTTCGATGCAGAGCTGAGCGAGAAGGGGATGGAAGAGGCCAAGCGTGGGGCCCAGGCTGTCAAGGAAGCTGGCCTGCAGTTTGACATCTGCTACACCTCAGTGCTGAAGCGTGCCATCCGCACTCTCTGGATCATCATGGATGGTATAGACCAGATGTGGCTGCCCGTGATTCGAACCTGGCGCCTGAACGAGCGCCACTATGGGGGTCTCACAGGCCTCAACAAAGCAGAGACTGCCGCCAAACATGGGGAAGCACAGGTCAAAATCTGGAGACGCTCCTTTGacatcccacccccacccatgGATGAGACGCACCCCTACCATGCAGTCATCAGTAAGGTGAGTGGGGGTGTATGGAACCCAGGGCTGCTCCCTTCCTCAGGCCAAGGGGAGGGTTGGTACATGAGGACAATTTGTTTGGGCCCCCTGGTTAGGAACTCATCATCTCTATTGCCCTCAACAGGAGAGGCGCTATGCTAGTCTGAAGCCTGGGGAACTGCCCACCTGTGAGAGCCTGAAGGATACCATTGCCCGAGCTCTGCCCTTCTGGAATGAGCAGATCGTCCCCCAGATCAAGTCTGGGAAGAGGGTTCTCATCGCTGCCCATGGCAACAGCTTACGAGGCATAGTCAAGCACCTGGAAGGTAAGATCTCTATGACTCTGTCCCTGGCAATGGGAGCTGGCCTGTGGCTCCCTGCAACATACTCCCATCCTGACGAGACCAGCAGGGCTCCTGATCTGAGCTCTAGCTCCTCCCCAGTTCCCCCACCTCCAAAACAGAAGATAGCCATGGAGCCGTGAAGTCATGTGAAGAGCCTGGTCCCCACTCCACAGGCTCATTTCTTAATCAACCCATATAGGTTTTTCTTTTGGAGATAACAGCCAGGATGGGATATGGCTCACTAGAGGAATACGCTTCATATCCTGCACCAGCCAGCTCTGGGGGGTGACACACAGAAGCCAGGACTCCAGAGAAGTGAATTACTGCACTTGGGCCCCACCCTCCAAGACCAGTCAGCTTGGCTAGGAGACTACTGAATTCATATTGGCCTTAGACAACTCTGCAGCACCTGTGGCTGCCAAATACTCTGGGGGAGGGAAGACCCTTTTTCTTATGTCACCTGAGCCTGAACCTCAAGACTCagagggtggggttggggggtggggtggatgatGAGACAGGAAATGAGGGACTGGGGCTGCTACACATGCAACAAGCTTTtctattcctcagtttccctaacagTGAGGTGAGAGAGTGAGGCTCCAAAGTCCCTTTAGCTCTGGACCTCAGATCTTAGTCTCTGACAGGAGCATGCTGTAGAGGAAAGACCCTTGGCTTGGGATTCAGAGTTCTAGCCCCTAGTACTACCGACAGCCTGGCTGTTCTCTGCagatctgtgaaatgggaagtttagactaggtggcatagtagacagagtgccagctctgcagccaggaagacctgagtacaaatccagcctcagacactcactagctgtgtgaccctggtaaacTCATTTAACtgtttcctgcctcagtttcctcatgagtaaaatggggacaataatggtACCTATCTTCcagagtagttgtgaggatcaaaagagctCTTTGTACAGTGCTTAGCAAAACTTAAAGCTGTATACAAACACCATGATTATTGTTAGTTTGAACACTATAAAGCAGACTTTCCAGTGCTTAATCAGTATTTAGATATTCTTAAAGGAGCTCACAAGTTTCTCCAGTGTTAACACTCTTTGCTCCTGCATTCTGACACCATGAAGCTGTCTGCTTCCCTGTTTCTTTCCTCAACACCCCAATGACAATTCTGCCAGAGACAAGTCACCATTGCCCCCAGGCTCTCCCTTTGGTGACCATCACCCATGCTGAGTGGAGCTCCCCCCCACCctgagggaagtggggagggaaggaatagaCATGTCCATATTTGTGTAAGAAAGAGGACAGGGTGATAACATACATACGGAAATGACGTGGACAGGTTGGTGAGAATAAGGAATTGAACAGCTGCCTCTACCAGGAGGCAGgtttccccacctctgctctagGCTCTATATTAAAGGCTTCAAAGAGACTGGGAGTTCTAGCCCCATAGGTAAAGGGCTACTAAAGGCCAAGACCCAAGCCTGTCTCCTGAGTCTGAGGGCAGGTGGGTGGGACAATGGCAGTTGGTGGGTGGTCACTGAAGCAAGTGCCAGCTGCTAGTGTCACAAATAAGCAGTCAAGGACAGACACCTGGCATCTGCAAGTTCCTAGTTTGCCCCAGAGCTCCTAAATGTTGCACAGGGAACTGGCCTTCTGAAATCTTGTCCCCTTGGAGACACATTAGATTGTGGTCCGGCTTGAGCAGTGGGGGTGGCCAGGTGGGAGTGGGATGAGAGGTTTCTTCTCTCTAGAAACCCCACCCTTTATCTTAGCTGCTTGAGCAGACTGGGATCTGACAGAGCCTGGAAATGAGGAAGCAGGCATTTCATCCTCTTCCTTCCTAGGATTCTCTTAACTCGCCTCATGAAACACATCTGCAATCCCCAAGGAGAGgtctgggagaaaaaaaggatttaagatggggtgcagtgaaggggaaaGCCTTAAGCATGGCCTGATTGGCAGGCACATTTGCTATATGAATTCAGCTCAGACAAGCTGGTCCCCCCAGCTCTCTGTTGCCTTCTCCTTTAGCCCCCATGTCCCTTACATTGGGATGCTCCCTATGGCTGAGAGCACAAACTTTGCCCTGCTCTGTCTCTTCAGCTCTTAGCCCAGGCTCCAATTTTGCTTTCACTTAGATGCCTCAAGGTCTGGCTGTCACTCCATGACCTTTGAGAAAGAACAACCAAGTATAAACGTTGGTGCCATTTATTTCCATGGTACTGCCCAATGGTGAATGAGACCTAGAAGCAAGGAGACCTGGGTGGACTCTGAGGAGATTCCACCCCCAGGGAAAATCTTTCCTTATATGCTCCATGCCAGCCCCTCCCCCAATCAGGACTCAGATGGCTGAGGCCAGGCTAAATCTTCTCCACCCAGCTCAGGAAGTGACCATAAGAGGAGCCCACTTCTTCCCCAACTAGGTGGCCAAAGAGGGGAGTCTCCTTCTGCTCTTGGTGTACAACTTTTACAAACTCAGGTTTCTTGCAGCtctaatttttcatgattcttaGCAATGGCATGgcccaattttctcattttagagatgaaaaaccaCCTCAGGTAGGCAGAGGTGGCTGCTGCTGGCACTGGGGTGTATGACAGGTACAGGAGAGGAGgtgaattacacacacacacacacacacacacactcacacacactacCCATGGCTCCCTCAGAGGATCCTCCAGCAAGCAACTCCCCAGCTCCTAACCCACTACACCCAGGCTGATCCAAAGACAAGGGATTGGCTTAGGTAACCTTATAAGATCTATTCCAGCACTACATCTGATCCTGTgacctttatctctttttttttttcaatgctcATCGGATCCATTCTAAGTACTTAACAGACTTTTACTGATTTCAGTCAGGGTGGCCTTGTTACTAATAGGTGttttatctctttgaaaaggGAATTAGTCTGTGATCCGGTCCCTAATGTCTTGTAAAATGGACACTGGATAGGCAGTGTACTTGAGTGGGACAGggggctagatttggaatcacaaGCCCTGGTTCAGATTCCAGTTCAGCAACTTATGACCCATGCGACCTTAAGCAAATGCTCTAACTGTAAGGTCCATTTCAGTCCTACCTAGGATCCTGtcaacttctgaaaaaaaaaaaaatgaaggcaaaCCTTTAAAGGTCATGAGAATTTCAAGGTGGAGTCTTATTTGTTGCTCCCTTGGGCAAATTTAAAGCTTATTCAAAAGTGAGATAACTTGAGCCTCGGGAGTTGTGAAAAATTCCATTAACAGTGTGGAGCTTTTCAAGTTCAAAGCCAAAGAATTTCTATGGTGTCTTTGAGAGAAATGCAGATTTGATATAAATGTGCCACCCTTCCCACTTTTTTCTAAGAGCAGGCTCTTAATGGAATTCTCATAGTTTGCTGCTCTGTGGACCTTCTTGAAATACATCAGAAGCAGCTGGCAAGTTGTCGGGAAAGCTGATGGGGCAAAAACCAAGGGACCTCAGGTTACCCTATGGCCAGCCAGCTTGCAGCCCCTACCCTTGCCTGGTCATATCGTTCACGCTTTCCTCCCTTCAGATTGGCAAGTGTTACAGACTGCAATTAACCTATATGCAGTTAACTCCGTCTCCAGACCAAAAATCTGGGGGTTTATCCTACTCTGAAAagtgacatttaaaatttttcattgctCTGgacccttttttccttttggggggtgTCTGCCACGGTAACTCCTAAACCTCTTTTCTAGGCATGCCCTGTTGATTTAGGTAACATGCTAGCAACTCTAGTTCCTTGAGGCTTCACTTGGCATTAATGCAAAGTAAAGAATACTTGGCAAGGTCTTATCTGTActtgtaataataacaataaacaatCTCCTAAAAATGTAGATTTCAATTCACAATTGCATTTCAGAGAGGGGTTTTCAAATGTCATGTTTTGCTGTTATGAAAATACCCAAGTGTTCCCTTGGAAAATGCCCTGTATTATAATCACTTTTTGGAGAGGGAAGGTTATCAGTTTTCTGCCTCACCCATTTTCAGCCTGAGACTAAAATTCAGTTTCCTAACAAGATCCGTCTGATGTCCTGTAGTCATCCCTACATCAGTGCAGGCTGGGAAAGACGCTAGACATGCAATGTGATATGAAGAGAACAAGCAGGAGAAGGCAAAGAGGTTTACTCTCCAGGTGTCATTTTTTCCGAAAATTTTCAACTAACTCCTGGTATAAGCACccagaaaataatatttatgataTCTATGAAACCCTCTAGTCCAGTGTCCCAAAGGTTTCTTGCCTCAAACCTCCAAACCAATACGTCCATATAGATGGAGTGGGCTAAGAACTGAAAAGGTAATTTTAATAAGCTAAAACACTGCGGGAAAAAGCTGTTAAAAGAAAAACTGCAGAGATCACCACAGGAAATGACTGGGGCAGGTACTCTGTGgtgacagatgaagaaagggagaaactatTACTGCCATTAGAAATTCAGGTTTTTtaagattgtttttttcttactcCAAGTTATTTGTACCCTGAAAAATTTTCTCGTTTTCCTTTCTCCAGCAAGGTTTCTCTTCCCACACCTCAGGATGAGTCTTTCTCATTGCTTCCATGACCATCAGAATGGAGTAAATAAGGCGGCATATTGAGGTCTTCCTTTTCCTAATTGTGTTCAAATCCAAGTGTCTGAGAGCCCAAAGTTGGGTCCCAGCAAAGCAGTGTATAGTATACTCAGAACTTAACCAGTTGACTCACATAAAGTAAGCTTTTCAGAAGGTAAGAAAGGTATATATTATATCTGGCTTAAGTTTGCTGAAAGTGCACTGCTATCACTTTATTTTATGGATACTGTTGGGACACAACAGATCTTTCTCAAACACTCAAACTGCACTACACTATACATGCCCCAGATAGTGAATGTCATGCCACCTTCCATATGGGGAGTTGGCCAACTACTAAGAGAACTGAAAGCTACAGTGCACAATCAGGGGCTGCTGATGAGTTCTTGTGATTGTTCAGAAAGCTGAGTGGGCAATTATCTTCCACAAGCAGCAAGTAAGATGGACAGATATCCTTCCAGCAAAGAACAGAGCATCTGGTGTTAATGAAATGTTTTTTGTAACTATTCATGGTTAAATAGTGCGAATTCCTGCTTTTCTgcaacttttcttttttgctctggGAATATGAGGCAGATAGCAAAGAAGCTTGTACGGAACAACAATTCCTGAAGCTTTCGATGATGAGATGCACAGGTTCTCAACAAATGAACACAACATTTCAGGTCCAGAGTTGTAAACAGGTCCCAGCTGCTGGTAAGGAACTTGGGGGCATTTCTGATAGAAGAATAAAGTGGTtttctatacacacatgcacacaggccCACCAAGGGGATCGGGCTTTTCTTTCACACAGAAAGTTAGGGATGAGGATGGCACAAGAATTTTGGtgtctctggtcttttcacaCCTTGTTCCTTCACAAGCAGTGGCAAAGCTGCATGCCAGTCTTCAGCGGGCAAGAGGGTCAGTTGCTCAAGCTCATAGGGGTTCACACAGGGAACCTACCTCCCAAAACATTAAGGTCTGGTCACCAACAAGCAACAATAAACATGATAAATGGTAATGAGACTAGGGACAATTCCAGGTACGTTTGGTCACCGATACATATCCCATCAAGGCTTCACCCTAACATTTAACACCTCCCCCATTCCAGCCCCATCTGATCTCCACTCTTCCTGAGCTTTCATTCCCTCATcctttgtgtgaagtgttttgagATCCTAACTTGGAGCAACCATAACCAATCCCTGGAGGGCAGAAGACAGGGCAACCTCTATAGCCTTCCAGAACCCCACCCTGCAGAGGAAATAAAGCTGGACTCAGCCTCACGGGGGCCAAGGTTTgaatcttgggcaaatccctgggcctcagttccgtCATCTGCACAATGGGGTGGAACTAGGTGCCATCCAAGTTCCCTTCCTAGTCTTCAATTGatcttttgtatttccagtgtctaaaaaaaaaaaatggggaatgCGTGGGGGTGAAGAGTGTCCTTAAAGTAGGTTCTATATGAAGAAACACATTTTGCATTCGATGCCTGATAGCTACAGGTGTCTTGGATCAAGAGCTCCACCCCAGACCTGTCTTCTGGGCTGAACACAACCGGGTGGAGCTCACTGCTGGGTGAGGATGCTAAAGGTCATGTTGCTATTCCAGGCAGACTTGATAGCATGAGACCAGACAGGGTCAGGTTTCCACAAGCAACTCCCTGCCCTTCCCATGCTGCGGGGGAAGTTACTCTCCTCCCTCTTGGCCCAAGAATTAACCACTATTTGGCCCAAACCCATTTCATGCCCAATAACCTCTGGAACTGGGCCAGCTAAATAATTATGGGTTCAAAGCCAATGAGACATCAGACAAGTTACCTGAAGTCTATGGTCCTGAGGTTTCTCATCTGTCCACCTCCAGAGGTGAGACGAACGGAGCAAGACAGGTTGTGATGAGCCATTGCACACCCTCCCCCCACAGGGAGCTTCTTCAGCATGGCCTTTCTTCATTAACTTCTTAGGGATTTGTCTTTGACAGGGATTTATTTGCTTTAGGGACAGCTGGCCCAGGCCATAAAGGTCATTGGAATGCCAAGGAGGTTACCATCACTGTCCACTCCATGAGGCCCAAACACTGCTCCTGACTTGACCCCACAGCACTCCTTCCTAGGCAACTCCCAGGAGGCAGATCAGGGACAAAGCAGCAGGCTCAATGCTAACTCCTGTTATTCACAGGCATGTCAGACGAGGCCATCATGGAACTCAACTTGCCCACTGGGATCCCCATTGTGTACGAACTGGATGACCACCTGAAGCCCACCAAGCCCATGCAGTTCCTTGGGGATGAGGAAACAGTCCGGAAGGCCATGGAGGCTGTGGCCGCCCAGGGCAAGGCCAAGTAATGGAAGCAAACTGTGCAATAAAGTCACCTCCACCCATTCCTCCTGTTGAGTCTGAGCAGGTATCTGACAAATTGGCAAAAGCGAGGGGCAGAAACATTTGTGAAATGGTCCTGTGCACATCAAGGAGGACTGTGACAGGGACAAGGCCCTCAGTAGCTAGTCAGTAGGAAGGAAGCTAAGGCATCCCACTCTCAACTCTGCCTATTGACACCATCCCAGCACCCTCAGAGCAAACAGCCACATTCCTGTATCCTAAAAACCATCCCTGGCCAGTGCTGGCCCCGTCAGCTTGTGCCTGACAGCCACAAAGAAGCCGCAGCCATCAGGGAGGGCTGTGGGAGGCTTTCATCCTTCTACGCCAGTAGCAGTTTACTACAATGAATGACCAGCATCATCAGCACCTCCTGGAGGCTCCCACCTCAGGGTCATCCAGAATGTGAAGGGGCTGGTCCACTTCAACAGGGAAACAATCCTCTAACAGCTGAAAACACAGTAGTGCTCTCAATACCCAGAATCTGAGGGATACCCAGTTACAATGCATACCAGGGGGTAAAGGAATTACCCACCCCCAAGGATGTTGCTCTAGAACCTAGGCCCTTTATAAATGTTTCAAGGTCATCCCACTGCTTCTTTCTACACAGTCCGGGAAAGGAACTAGTTTTTATTTGCCTAATGCTGTGGGATGGGATGGAAATGGGGAGAAGCAAGCAGTTAGAACTGGGGAGAAAGGCTGTGATGAACCCAGCTCTTGACTCTTAAGTGCTCCCAAGCCCAGGTTCCTATGGCCTGtctattaaataaaatgaaatactggGAAAAAAGGTCCTTGTTAcaagacacagagacacaatCACATTGCAGGGTGTGTCATGTTTGTAGAAATTTCCACAAATTTGATTCATATACTCCACTGGTGTAAGCTGTTAGCCCTGGCCCACATACATGGAGCCCAGGGAACAGGAGAATGGAATGGAGAGAGtggcagattaaaaaaaacaaaacccaaattgCCTCCAAACTATGGTAACCCAGGCTGGTTTTGGTCacatatgaaaataaaaacattttctaaattcATTCTACACGAAAAGTCTCTAGTAACAAGCGCTGCAGCCATCACCCCTCAAAAGCAGGAGGAAAACGAAGAAGGCCAGACTCCCAGGGGCCCTGGAGGTGCTGGGGAAGCCTGACACTCACAGCTACTTCTCCCCTCCAAAGCCAGGAGCGCTCAGAGGCTGTGAAGGGGAAGAGAGCTTGGCTTAATCACCACCAACAGGGACACTGGCAAATCAGATGGGCTCAGGCCTCCCTCTGAGGATATAAAATCACCAGGTTATTGCTGTAATGGTGGAGACCAAACTACAGGCTAGCAGAAGGGACCCCAAAGCCTGGAAAGGTACTGAATGGGGTCCCCTCataacttcaggaaaaaaaaaatattgtgggggtggggtgtttACAGATCCCCCCATCTCCCAGCCCAATGGATCTCGTCAGGCAGTGCCGCCCTAGCACCCAACCTCCAGGGCAGGTAACATGCTGCGTCAGTGGAGTGAAGGAATGTCCTGGAGAATCATGAACCCCAGAGATGGGCACCCCTCACTCGATAAGCTCCACATAGTTGGCAGGAAACATGCCAAAGTGGCCGTCTGGGCCATAGCCACGCCACCAGCCCTCATCGATCACTTCAATTCCTGTGATGAGGttttctgggtcaaaggagatCTCTGTGTCATCAGCTAGAAGAAGAGAGCAGAGCAAAAACAATGATTTAGGAACAGCCTCAGGGACACCTTGTGAGCCAGCCCCTCCAAAGACCCAGCTCCTGAGGGGGGTCTTTAGGTTCATGAACAGCAGGCTGAGAGGAAGAAGGGTCCCCAGTGGCTGAGTCCAGCCCCCTATATGCAGGGCTCATGCCTACTCCACATCCAGGCAGGCTGTACCCTGGGCCTCCTGGGGCTTGGAGAGGACCCCAGGTTCTGAATTCTGGGCCAGCAGTGTATGGGCTCTGGAAGTTAAAGCTGACCAAGCTGGGGACCAGGTGACTGAGGAACCCCCAAAGATGGAAGACCAAGAGGCTCTGGTCTATGTTCGTGGGGGGACGCCCATAAGGGTGAAATCAATCACCTTTAAAGAAGGGACTAAGCAAACCTAGGATTCTTGACAGAACCACTGTCCCATGACACCAGCCTCCAGATTCTGCCTTAGTGGAGTCAGGGACAACAGAACGCATGCCGGCTCCCACCCCAAGCTTTCCCCTGGGGCTGCAGGTGCCTCTCAATATGCCCTGGTCCCTGctcaccctccccccaccccgcctCGGCAGACAGCACACATCACATGTGCAGGCCTTACCAGCCTGGTAGTCATACAGCGCCCTAGCACAAAGTCCTTTCTGGCCCAGCTCTGGTCCCGGCTTGTAGTGGTCAGTATACTCATAAGTAGCCTCTTCCTCTACCTGgtccaaggaaagagaaaggagaaggatggCTTCTTTTCCAACATTACCTGTCCACCCTCACTTCTCTCTCCTAGTGCTGCCCAAGAAAGACTTGTAAGGTGGAGGGGGAGCAGCATCCATGTACAGGGAAAGATTCAGATCAATGGGAACAAGTCTTCCAAGAGCTAGGGAGTTGCTGtcccctcctctccatcctctGCAGCCCACCTAAAATGCTAGGTCCTGCATCCCTACTGctgccctctccctccctttctgtttAGCAGAGTGAAGCTGCTGGGGCTGATGCTCTGTGTGGCCAAAGGGGTGAATGAACACCACTTTTTGACAGTGATTCCCAAGGGGAAAGGCTGAAGCAGAGACCTGCGGAGGCTCCTCATACAGATTATCTTCCTCTGGGGGCTTCTCATACAAGTTTTCTTCTTCCGCCTGCCCTGGAGAATGAGGGGCAGCACCAGGACCCTGCTGCACTTGGAAATCTGAGAACAAAGTGTCTCTATTAGCCACACTTCACCCAGGTGTTCCTCCTCCCACTCAATTCCAAGGCCTGGAGGCTGCTCAGAAGACTTAGACACTCTCTATCACCACCCTTCCACAAAGAGCAAAGACAGTTACTTGTGGCAGGCTCTGGGGAAGCTGGGGTGGCTTCTCTGCTAATAGAAACTTCTGGCTGGGTATGCTGCCTCTGCAAGAAGGGGCTCCGAATCTTGCCTAGGAAATCAGACAGTGAGACACATCAAGTCAAATGCAAGTGTGGAAAGGAAGATCAAATAGCCTGAAGCCCCATTATCTATTCGTGTCTTCTTTCTAGGAGGCAGTAAGATATAATGGATAAGGATCCAGACTTGGGAGAAAGACCTGGGATCAGATCCTATTTCCAAAACTTTCCTGCGTGACccttggtaaatcacttaacacctctgggtcccagtttcctcatctataaaaggtaGGGTCACAGTTCTAAACAGATGTCTACTTCTACTACTACGACCACTACTATTACTTTACATAAAGCAGTACAAATGCATAATCCTCAAAATAAATGCCTCTGCTAACGAATGCTCATCAGCCTAGAGATAAATAGGCCCTTCCTGATGGTGACTAGTCAGTTTTCCTTCAGTGTCCTCTTGCCCCCCCACCATGTTCCCACTCCACACTCTGTTGAGATGACCCAGCCTCCTTCTGCAATGGACACAATTAGCGGCTCTCCTCCAGGGAGCCTTTTCTGGACCATCCCttactctctctcctccttcactaGGACCATACTAGACCCATTCTCACACTC from Notamacropus eugenii isolate mMacEug1 chromosome 1, mMacEug1.pri_v2, whole genome shotgun sequence includes these protein-coding regions:
- the PGAM2 gene encoding phosphoglycerate mutase 2; its protein translation is MAPRDPLIPSDGPSHLCTQTQVILPHHPRPRGPQTLGQAKGVPGQGAQPRTYFGQIHHCGRLSRVILRLAPVCQPWAPPSHKATDHLPLSIYLPQAQNASWQLVKGGGVESEHHKARNTWPIDCAPLHFRAVSTAHIPSALPATAITMPTHRLVIVRHGESTWNQENRFCGWFDAELSEKGMEEAKRGAQAVKEAGLQFDICYTSVLKRAIRTLWIIMDGIDQMWLPVIRTWRLNERHYGGLTGLNKAETAAKHGEAQVKIWRRSFDIPPPPMDETHPYHAVISKERRYASLKPGELPTCESLKDTIARALPFWNEQIVPQIKSGKRVLIAAHGNSLRGIVKHLEGMSDEAIMELNLPTGIPIVYELDDHLKPTKPMQFLGDEETVRKAMEAVAAQGKAK